Proteins encoded within one genomic window of Candidatus Berkiella cookevillensis:
- a CDS encoding YheU family protein: MAIDIPYQEIPEATLICMLEEFVTREGTNYGEKEFLLDELVEQLKQQLISHRAMIQYDEISETFNIVSTENQSYQK, encoded by the coding sequence ATGGCAATTGATATTCCTTACCAAGAAATTCCTGAAGCAACTTTGATCTGCATGCTTGAAGAATTTGTCACTCGCGAAGGTACAAATTATGGAGAAAAAGAATTTTTGTTGGATGAACTAGTAGAGCAACTCAAGCAACAATTAATTTCTCATCGAGCCATGATTCAATACGATGAAATATCTGAAACTTTTAATATTGTTAGTACAGAAAATCAATCTTATCAAAAATAA
- a CDS encoding glycerophosphoryl diester phosphodiesterase membrane domain-containing protein → MNAESISVSSVLKKGYSLYFKMLPTLIALGLIITIIGGINLFNETTIADPSKEGISILTIVEAIVTWFIGLSLYAVLIRGYYNQNVSIGDALIVALKKFFPAIGAMILAAIIVLIPPVIVGGIGFVMMGGTAQLVTPAQSTLENKHQISAYEANMPHTVFKMDSHQPQMIHTQADTNAKYQSSQSSLSDVSGSMNQSMQPLPTALFLLGAVLLLWFIYFSVRLALIIPLVVNQNKNPFTAVKESFRLTKGRFWKTFVVIFGAALPYMLAFFIFSTVCSLVFPEYAGIALGIAVLIVQLVLAPIIPATITAYVETLQPFQTNA, encoded by the coding sequence ATGAACGCAGAAAGTATATCTGTATCGAGTGTCCTGAAAAAAGGTTATTCACTTTATTTTAAAATGTTGCCGACCTTAATTGCACTTGGTCTTATTATCACCATTATAGGTGGCATTAATCTTTTTAATGAAACAACGATTGCTGATCCCTCTAAGGAAGGCATATCAATTTTGACGATTGTGGAAGCCATAGTTACTTGGTTTATTGGATTGTCACTTTATGCTGTTTTGATTAGAGGTTACTACAATCAAAATGTGAGCATTGGTGATGCTTTAATCGTTGCATTGAAAAAATTCTTTCCTGCAATTGGTGCAATGATTCTTGCAGCTATTATTGTGTTGATTCCACCTGTAATTGTAGGTGGTATAGGCTTTGTTATGATGGGAGGCACTGCTCAACTAGTGACACCGGCTCAATCAACATTAGAAAATAAACATCAAATATCAGCCTATGAAGCAAATATGCCGCATACGGTATTTAAGATGGATTCTCATCAACCTCAAATGATACACACACAGGCAGATACAAATGCAAAATATCAATCATCTCAATCTTCTTTGAGTGATGTTTCTGGTTCTATGAATCAATCAATGCAGCCGTTGCCTACAGCTCTCTTCCTACTAGGTGCTGTATTACTGCTTTGGTTTATATATTTCTCAGTTAGATTGGCTTTAATTATACCTTTAGTGGTGAATCAAAATAAAAATCCATTTACTGCTGTAAAAGAAAGTTTTAGATTAACAAAAGGGCGCTTTTGGAAAACTTTTGTGGTTATATTTGGTGCAGCATTACCCTACATGCTTGCTTTTTTTATATTTAGCACTGTGTGTAGTCTTGTTTTTCCTGAGTATGCTGGAATAGCGCTTGGTATTGCTGTGCTTATTGTTCAACTTGTACTTGCGCCTATCATTCCTGCTACGATTACAGCCTATGTAGAAACTTTGCAACCTTTCCAAACTAATGCATAG